A portion of the Eubacterium maltosivorans genome contains these proteins:
- a CDS encoding AraC family transcriptional regulator, which produces MDYLAPLTRTVEYIEKHLNEKITLKDLAKISGYSAYHLIRIFTAATGGTIGGYVRKRRLAVAAEALLNTERRVLDIALDSGFGSSEAFSRSFKSVCGLSPHAYRKRGVAHYVGFERPLDRISLCHRASGVTLQPRFVTLGEIWLAGIRERTAAPGTALPALWSRWNRLRAGVPCLAGGRSFGVCETPAEAACLEADGSVPYIEFVGAETSPFPELPEGVLAKTLTGGRYAVFTHTGAAASLAQTYDYIWGSWALTAGETLDDREDFEVYDSRFRGPECPDSQIDLYIPVRQSMEG; this is translated from the coding sequence GTGGATTACCTTGCGCCGCTCACGCGGACTGTCGAATACATTGAGAAACATCTGAATGAAAAAATAACACTGAAGGATCTGGCGAAAATATCCGGCTATTCGGCCTACCATCTGATCCGTATTTTCACAGCCGCCACCGGCGGGACCATTGGCGGCTACGTCAGAAAGCGCCGCCTGGCAGTGGCGGCCGAGGCGCTGCTGAACACTGAAAGGCGCGTGCTTGACATTGCCCTGGACAGCGGCTTTGGCTCGTCTGAGGCTTTCAGCCGTTCCTTTAAATCCGTCTGCGGACTCAGCCCCCACGCCTACCGGAAAAGAGGCGTGGCGCACTACGTTGGCTTTGAGCGCCCGCTGGACAGAATTTCGCTGTGCCACCGGGCCAGCGGCGTTACCCTTCAGCCGCGCTTTGTGACGCTGGGAGAGATTTGGCTGGCCGGTATCCGGGAAAGGACGGCAGCGCCAGGTACCGCCCTGCCGGCACTCTGGAGCAGATGGAACCGCCTGCGCGCCGGCGTGCCGTGTCTTGCGGGCGGGCGGTCCTTTGGCGTGTGCGAGACGCCGGCGGAAGCAGCGTGCCTTGAGGCGGACGGCAGCGTCCCCTATATTGAATTTGTGGGCGCGGAAACCAGCCCGTTCCCGGAGCTGCCTGAGGGCGTGCTCGCCAAAACCCTGACCGGCGGCCGCTACGCCGTGTTCACCCACACTGGCGCTGCCGCCTCCCTGGCCCAGACCTATGATTACATCTGGGGCAGCTGGGCGCTGACCGCCGGCGAGACCCTGGACGACCGCGAGGATTTTGAGGTTTACGACAGCCGTTTCCGGGGTCCCGAGTGCCCAGATTCACAGATCGATCTCTATATTCCAGTGAGGCAGTCAATGGAAGGTTGA
- a CDS encoding DUF1659 domain-containing protein, which produces MAIQKNVTAVDMKTVLNYGEQPDGRIMKKTKTYGDVKTDVTDEAFMSTSKAIAALQEPIMEKRQMVRTEELTETE; this is translated from the coding sequence ATGGCAATTCAGAAAAATGTGACCGCTGTGGACATGAAGACCGTACTGAACTATGGGGAGCAGCCAGACGGCAGGATTATGAAAAAGACCAAGACCTATGGAGATGTCAAGACAGACGTCACCGACGAGGCATTCATGAGCACCAGCAAGGCCATTGCAGCCCTGCAGGAGCCCATCATGGAAAAGCGGCAAATGGTCCGGACCGAAGAATTGACGGAAACCGAGTAG
- a CDS encoding DUF2922 domain-containing protein: MAEKTSRDLVMSFDRADGKNHNITIPDYREDITDAEVKTGGQTIVADGIFEPDGAPLTAWTGAVKVVTTKTDVPAE, from the coding sequence ATGGCAGAAAAAACAAGCAGAGATTTGGTCATGAGCTTTGACCGCGCAGACGGAAAGAACCACAACATCACCATCCCGGATTACCGGGAGGACATCACCGACGCCGAGGTAAAAACCGGCGGGCAGACCATTGTGGCCGACGGCATTTTTGAGCCCGATGGCGCGCCGCTGACCGCCTGGACCGGCGCTGTAAAAGTTGTGACCACTAAAACCGACGTACCGGCAGAGTAA
- a CDS encoding YcbK family protein, with product MKRFKIIFTGLLAASCVAASVIFACGDAGAPPQPAPPAAEAAQEPSAEAPQEPPAPEETTESMAAAPAPEPVMASPHFAMEEYRCDCAGHCDGWPAAMDPELLAMIEELRCACESPVIITSGVRCEARNAEVGGVAWSFHKRGHAADLYCPGMPVGQLAALAQDVGLNILPYYSSGYIHVEN from the coding sequence ATGAAGCGATTTAAGATAATCTTTACCGGCCTTCTCGCCGCCAGCTGTGTGGCGGCCAGTGTGATTTTTGCCTGCGGAGACGCGGGGGCGCCCCCGCAGCCAGCCCCTCCGGCAGCGGAAGCGGCGCAGGAGCCCTCCGCAGAAGCGCCCCAAGAGCCGCCCGCCCCGGAGGAAACAACAGAGTCAATGGCGGCCGCCCCCGCCCCAGAGCCTGTCATGGCCTCGCCTCATTTCGCCATGGAGGAATACCGGTGCGACTGCGCAGGCCATTGCGACGGCTGGCCCGCGGCCATGGACCCAGAGCTGCTGGCCATGATCGAGGAACTGCGCTGTGCCTGCGAAAGCCCAGTCATCATCACATCCGGCGTGCGGTGCGAAGCGCGCAACGCGGAGGTGGGCGGTGTCGCCTGGTCTTTCCATAAGCGGGGCCACGCGGCCGATCTCTACTGTCCGGGCATGCCCGTCGGCCAGCTGGCCGCCCTGGCCCAGGACGTTGGGCTCAATATCCTGCCCTATTACAGCAGCGGCTATATTCATGTTGAAAACTGA
- a CDS encoding GntR family transcriptional regulator, with the protein MEWIIDSDRPVYKQLIEQIELRIVSGLFAPGDKLPSVREMAAEASVNPNTMQKALSELERTGLVYAQRTSGRFITEDHKMIQETKENLAIKEIENFLEKMEKLGFKKEDIITLMEREDKEGK; encoded by the coding sequence ATGGAATGGATCATCGATTCCGACCGGCCGGTATACAAACAGCTCATCGAGCAGATAGAACTCCGGATCGTTTCCGGTCTTTTCGCCCCAGGCGATAAATTGCCATCGGTCAGAGAAATGGCGGCAGAGGCTTCAGTCAATCCGAACACCATGCAGAAAGCACTTTCGGAGCTGGAGCGGACAGGCCTTGTGTATGCGCAGCGGACAAGCGGCAGATTCATAACGGAGGATCATAAAATGATACAGGAAACAAAGGAAAATTTGGCAATCAAGGAAATTGAAAACTTCCTCGAAAAAATGGAAAAGCTCGGATTTAAGAAAGAGGACATCATCACACTGATGGAACGTGAGGATAAGGAGGGAAAATAA
- a CDS encoding ABC transporter ATP-binding protein, whose amino-acid sequence MNPILECIDLTKKFGTKEALSEVNCQLPRGRIIGLLGPNGSGKTTLIKTATGLLTPTSGQLLVAGMAPSVETKKIVSYLPDRTYLSDWMTVTQLIAFFDDFYDDFNSVKAYNMISDLGIDTKDRIKTMSKGTKEKVQLILVMSRDAELYLLDEPIGGVDPAARDYILGTIITNYNENATVVISTHLIADIEKVLDEVVFINQGRIVMNASVDEIREKQHKSVDELFREVFKC is encoded by the coding sequence ATGAACCCAATTTTAGAATGCATTGACCTGACAAAGAAGTTCGGCACCAAGGAAGCCTTGTCCGAAGTGAACTGTCAGCTTCCAAGAGGCCGCATCATCGGGCTTTTAGGCCCCAACGGCAGCGGCAAGACCACACTGATCAAGACAGCGACCGGGCTGCTGACCCCCACATCCGGACAGCTTCTGGTGGCCGGTATGGCCCCCTCGGTCGAGACCAAGAAGATCGTGTCCTACCTGCCAGACCGCACCTATTTAAGCGACTGGATGACCGTCACCCAGCTCATTGCCTTCTTCGACGATTTCTACGACGACTTTAACAGCGTGAAGGCCTACAACATGATCAGCGACCTGGGCATTGACACCAAGGACCGCATCAAGACCATGTCCAAGGGCACAAAGGAAAAGGTTCAGCTGATCCTGGTCATGAGCCGCGACGCAGAGCTGTACCTGCTGGATGAGCCCATCGGCGGGGTCGACCCGGCCGCGCGGGATTACATCCTGGGGACCATCATTACCAACTACAACGAAAACGCGACCGTGGTCATCTCGACCCATCTGATCGCGGATATTGAAAAGGTGCTGGACGAGGTGGTGTTCATCAACCAGGGGCGCATCGTCATGAATGCCAGCGTGGATGAAATCAGAGAAAAACAGCATAAATCCGTGGATGAGCTGTTTAGAGAGGTGTTCAAATGTTAG
- a CDS encoding MATE family efflux transporter: MRQETCPAGENKMGVMPVNRLLITMALPMMISMLVQALYNIVDSMFVSMISENALTAVSLAFPVQNLMIAIATGTGVGINALLSKSLGEKNFKEANRAANNGVFLAVLSSLVFIIFGLFFTRFFFETQTNIGEIVDYGTQYLTICSVVSFGIFGQITFERLLQATGKTLLTMCTQTTGAIINLILDPIMIFGLFGFPKMGVAGAAAATVIGQVVAMLFACILNLRKNHELTLKLRGFRPNGGTIRRIYAVGVPSIIMASITSVMTFGMNKILLAFTSTATAVFGVYFKLQSFIFMPVMGLNNGMVPIIAYNYGAQKKDRLVKTIKLSMLYAVGLMVVGFLVFQLFPGALLSIFNASPDMLAIGTVSLRIISLSFLFAGFCIISLSVFQALGNAVLSLIVSVARQLVVLLPAAYLLSLTGSLDAIWWSFPIAEIASVLFSAAFLRRIYRQKIRPIPDALPVLGTRAETVE, translated from the coding sequence ATGCGACAAGAGACCTGCCCTGCCGGGGAAAATAAAATGGGCGTCATGCCGGTCAACCGCCTGCTGATCACCATGGCCCTGCCCATGATGATCTCGATGCTGGTTCAGGCGCTCTACAACATTGTGGACAGCATGTTTGTATCCATGATCAGCGAGAACGCGCTGACGGCCGTATCGCTGGCTTTCCCGGTACAGAACCTGATGATCGCCATCGCCACTGGCACAGGTGTGGGGATCAATGCCCTGCTGTCCAAAAGCCTGGGCGAGAAAAATTTTAAGGAGGCCAACCGGGCCGCCAACAACGGGGTCTTTCTGGCTGTTCTCAGCTCTCTGGTTTTCATTATCTTCGGACTTTTCTTTACCCGTTTTTTCTTTGAGACTCAGACAAACATTGGCGAAATCGTGGATTACGGCACCCAGTATCTGACGATCTGCTCGGTGGTTTCCTTTGGTATTTTCGGGCAGATTACCTTTGAACGCCTGCTTCAGGCCACGGGCAAGACGCTGCTCACCATGTGCACCCAGACCACTGGAGCCATCATCAACCTGATTCTGGACCCTATCATGATCTTTGGGCTCTTTGGCTTCCCGAAAATGGGCGTGGCTGGCGCGGCGGCCGCGACGGTCATCGGCCAGGTGGTGGCCATGCTGTTCGCCTGTATCCTGAACCTCAGAAAAAACCACGAGCTCACCCTGAAGCTCAGGGGCTTCCGGCCCAATGGCGGCACCATCCGGCGCATTTACGCGGTGGGCGTACCCTCCATTATCATGGCGTCCATCACCTCGGTCATGACCTTTGGCATGAACAAGATTCTGCTGGCCTTTACCTCGACGGCCACTGCCGTTTTCGGGGTTTACTTCAAGCTCCAGAGCTTTATCTTTATGCCGGTTATGGGGCTGAACAACGGCATGGTGCCCATCATCGCCTACAACTACGGCGCCCAGAAAAAGGACCGGCTCGTCAAAACCATCAAGCTGAGCATGCTGTACGCCGTGGGACTGATGGTCGTCGGATTTCTGGTGTTCCAGCTCTTCCCGGGCGCGCTTCTGTCCATTTTTAACGCTTCGCCGGATATGCTGGCCATCGGCACGGTGTCGCTGCGCATCATCAGCCTGAGCTTTCTGTTCGCGGGCTTCTGTATTATCTCGCTGTCGGTTTTCCAGGCGCTTGGCAACGCGGTGCTCAGCCTGATCGTCTCGGTGGCCCGCCAGCTGGTGGTGCTGCTGCCCGCGGCCTATCTGCTGTCGCTCACAGGCAGCCTGGACGCCATCTGGTGGTCCTTCCCCATCGCTGAGATCGCTTCGGTTCTCTTCAGCGCGGCCTTTTTACGGCGCATCTATCGTCAGAAGATACGCCCCATTCCCGACGCCCTCCCTGTTCTGGGGACTCGGGCGGAGACGGTGGAGTAA
- a CDS encoding DUF2284 domain-containing protein, producing MNEALREMVEACGFEETVAVDPRQIHITQDVRDACAKNDCGHYGQNYMCPPAVGDLDHYREVVNSYTNGLLFSQVYRFKNRQDYRRMNEIMAGFEKTVEKLHRAIRKSDVEGTVFSAGCCTICKECGILTDEPCRFPDEAMPSLEASGIDVVQLTKDTGLVYNNGPKTMTIIGLILYNA from the coding sequence ATGAACGAAGCATTGCGAGAGATGGTAGAGGCCTGCGGTTTTGAGGAGACCGTAGCCGTCGACCCCAGACAGATTCACATTACCCAGGACGTCCGGGACGCCTGTGCCAAAAACGACTGCGGCCATTATGGCCAGAATTACATGTGCCCGCCAGCCGTCGGCGATCTGGACCACTACCGCGAGGTGGTAAACAGCTACACAAACGGGCTTTTGTTTTCCCAGGTGTACCGGTTTAAAAACCGGCAGGATTACCGCCGGATGAACGAGATCATGGCTGGGTTTGAGAAAACTGTGGAAAAGCTGCACCGCGCCATCCGTAAATCCGATGTGGAGGGAACCGTCTTTTCAGCCGGCTGCTGCACCATCTGCAAGGAATGCGGCATTCTGACCGATGAACCCTGCCGTTTCCCGGATGAGGCCATGCCCTCCCTGGAGGCGTCCGGCATCGACGTGGTCCAGCTCACCAAGGATACCGGCCTGGTCTACAATAACGGCCCAAAAACCATGACCATCATCGGCCTGATTTTATACAACGCATAA
- the glmS gene encoding glutamine--fructose-6-phosphate transaminase (isomerizing) — MCGIVGYIGLNQAQKVLIDGLSKLEYRGYDSAGIAVLDKDNAIKVKKRKGRLKNLEDELEKEALAGTVGIGHTRWATHGEPSDINSHPHCSIDNRIAVVHNGIIENYIELKEELIKKGHLFVSDTDTEVIAHLLNSLYTGDMVETLRLAIDKIKGSYALGILCSEEPDRMIAVRKDSPLIVGLGEGENYIASDIPAILKYTRKVYLLDNDEIAILTRDSVTVLDESGREAGKQVFNVDWDPGDAEKGGYDHFMLKEIHEQPKAMADTLTGRCFPDKIVLDDVNLDAETMKSINRIQIVACGTAYHAGMVGKYLIEKFARVAVETEPASEYRYKDPLVDAHTLLIVISQSGETADTLAAIRLAKEKGARVLAITNVVGSSIAREADDVLYTNAGPEIAVASTKAYVTQVGCMILLALHFGLLNGQVDEATMKRVTSGLKDTSALIEKALGDHDKIKEYAYDHFKVDDMYFIGRGLDYYTCLEGSLKAKEISYIHSDAYAAGELKHGPIALVDVGTVVIAVCTQENVFDKMLNAIKEVKARGANVMAIAKEGHDEIIPEVDQVFFIPQMDDEITPIPTVVYLQLLAYYLSVARGCDVDKPKNLAKSVTVE; from the coding sequence ATGTGTGGAATCGTTGGTTATATTGGCCTAAATCAGGCCCAGAAAGTGTTAATTGATGGTCTCTCAAAGTTAGAATACCGGGGCTACGATTCAGCCGGTATCGCAGTGCTGGACAAGGACAATGCGATCAAAGTCAAAAAACGCAAGGGCCGTCTGAAAAATTTAGAGGACGAGCTTGAAAAAGAAGCCCTGGCCGGCACAGTCGGCATCGGCCATACCCGCTGGGCCACCCACGGCGAACCTTCTGATATCAACTCCCATCCCCATTGCAGCATCGACAACCGCATCGCGGTCGTCCACAATGGGATCATTGAAAATTATATCGAGCTCAAGGAAGAGCTGATCAAGAAAGGACACCTTTTCGTGTCCGATACCGATACCGAAGTCATTGCCCATCTGCTCAATTCCCTGTACACCGGGGACATGGTTGAGACGCTGCGCCTGGCCATTGACAAGATCAAAGGCTCCTACGCGCTGGGCATTCTCTGCAGCGAGGAACCCGACCGCATGATCGCCGTCCGCAAGGACAGCCCGCTCATCGTGGGCCTCGGCGAAGGCGAAAACTACATCGCCTCCGACATTCCGGCCATCCTGAAATATACCCGCAAGGTTTATCTGCTGGATAACGACGAGATCGCCATCCTGACCCGTGACAGCGTCACCGTGCTGGACGAATCTGGCCGTGAAGCCGGCAAGCAGGTCTTTAACGTGGACTGGGACCCAGGCGACGCCGAAAAGGGCGGCTACGACCACTTTATGCTTAAGGAAATCCACGAACAGCCAAAGGCGATGGCCGACACCCTGACCGGACGCTGCTTCCCGGATAAAATCGTGCTGGACGACGTCAACCTCGACGCAGAAACCATGAAAAGCATCAACCGTATCCAGATTGTGGCCTGCGGCACCGCCTACCACGCCGGAATGGTTGGAAAATACCTGATTGAAAAATTTGCCCGAGTGGCCGTTGAAACCGAACCGGCCTCCGAGTACCGTTATAAAGACCCGCTGGTCGATGCGCACACCCTGCTCATCGTCATCAGCCAGTCCGGCGAGACCGCCGACACCCTGGCCGCTATCCGGCTGGCCAAGGAAAAGGGCGCCCGCGTCCTGGCCATCACCAACGTGGTGGGCAGCTCCATCGCCCGTGAGGCGGACGATGTGCTGTACACCAACGCCGGCCCTGAAATCGCTGTGGCCTCCACCAAGGCCTACGTGACCCAGGTGGGCTGTATGATTTTGCTGGCCCTTCACTTTGGCCTCTTAAACGGCCAGGTAGACGAAGCCACCATGAAGCGCGTCACCAGCGGGCTGAAAGATACCTCAGCCCTCATCGAGAAGGCCCTGGGCGACCACGACAAGATCAAGGAATACGCCTACGACCACTTTAAGGTGGACGATATGTATTTTATTGGGCGCGGGCTGGACTACTACACCTGCCTGGAAGGCTCCCTGAAGGCAAAGGAAATTTCCTATATTCATTCCGACGCCTATGCGGCCGGCGAGCTGAAGCACGGCCCCATCGCTCTGGTCGATGTGGGAACCGTCGTCATTGCGGTCTGCACGCAGGAGAACGTCTTTGACAAAATGCTCAACGCCATCAAAGAGGTAAAGGCCCGCGGCGCCAACGTCATGGCCATTGCTAAAGAGGGCCATGACGAGATCATCCCCGAGGTCGATCAGGTTTTCTTCATCCCACAGATGGATGATGAGATCACCCCGATCCCAACTGTGGTCTACCTCCAGCTCCTGGCCTACTACCTGTCCGTCGCCAGAGGCTGCGACGTTGACAAGCCAAAGAATCTGGCAAAATCCGTCACCGTTGAGTAA
- a CDS encoding HAD family hydrolase, which yields MTEAIIFDMDGLMFDTETISIPSWVKAGEVLGYPITEAMIFELFGMNPVAVDAYWKAHFGDAFDCGAAMKLHLDYMEAYVRENGVPLKPGLVRLLDFLKEQGYRFTIASSTQRPMIQMYLERAGLERYFDDSIVGGDEIVNGKPAPDIYFKAAQKLETAPERCMVFEDSLAGIEAAWRAGMKPVMVPDKVPADSVTEERLYAKLKTLDEGIGLLKKES from the coding sequence ATGACAGAAGCAATCATTTTTGATATGGACGGTCTCATGTTCGACACAGAGACGATCTCGATCCCCAGCTGGGTAAAGGCGGGCGAGGTGCTGGGCTATCCCATTACAGAGGCCATGATTTTTGAACTGTTTGGGATGAACCCCGTGGCAGTGGACGCCTACTGGAAGGCACATTTCGGGGACGCTTTTGACTGCGGCGCGGCCATGAAGCTCCACCTCGATTATATGGAGGCGTATGTGCGGGAAAACGGCGTTCCTTTGAAGCCGGGGCTGGTCCGCCTGCTGGATTTTTTAAAGGAGCAGGGCTACCGGTTTACCATCGCCTCCTCCACACAGCGTCCCATGATTCAGATGTATCTGGAGCGCGCCGGGCTTGAGCGCTATTTTGACGATTCGATTGTGGGCGGCGATGAGATCGTAAATGGAAAGCCCGCGCCGGATATTTATTTCAAAGCCGCCCAGAAGCTGGAAACAGCGCCGGAACGCTGTATGGTTTTTGAGGACTCTCTGGCCGGGATCGAGGCGGCCTGGCGGGCCGGGATGAAGCCGGTGATGGTGCCGGATAAGGTACCGGCGGACAGTGTCACAGAAGAGCGGCTGTACGCTAAGTTAAAAACCCTGGACGAGGGGATTGGGCTGCTAAAAAAAGAAAGCTGA